Proteins encoded by one window of Planctomycetia bacterium:
- a CDS encoding Gfo/Idh/MocA family oxidoreductase, with protein MSRYDRRRFLEDSMFAATAAIAAGSAGNLFGADAEKKEAAKEVSANDKLNVAVVGVNGRGGSHIGGYTARKDTPITWIVDADEAVGQKRVDAIAKKQGFAPKFTTDIRKALEDKELHCVSIATPNHWHALGAIWSIQAGKDVYVEKPVSHNVSEGRRIVEAARKYNKICQTGTQCRSMVGTREAIEYVKAGKIGDVKLARGLCYKSRKSIGARGKYQVPASVDYNLWAGPAPMSELTRPKFHYDWHWQWECGNGDLGNQGIHQVDIARWGLGVSQLSNSVMSYGGRVGYVDAGETANTQVCDFNYGDKSLVFEVRGLTTEPYRGAGVGNVFHGSQGYVVLTSYDTGAAFDLEGKKIVEFQGKGEGNQGHFDNFVDAVRARNHKLLTADIEEGHLSSALCHLANISLRLGTQMTISDVKGKLKGEASTETYGRFVKHLEENQVSPGTEILCGATLALDPAAEKFVNNAAADALLTREYRAPFTVPAAGQV; from the coding sequence ATGAGTCGTTACGATCGTCGTCGTTTTCTGGAAGATTCGATGTTCGCCGCTACCGCCGCCATCGCGGCCGGGTCGGCAGGCAACTTGTTCGGGGCCGATGCCGAGAAGAAAGAAGCCGCGAAGGAAGTCAGCGCCAACGATAAGCTCAACGTCGCGGTCGTCGGCGTCAACGGTCGGGGCGGGAGCCACATCGGCGGCTACACGGCTCGCAAAGACACGCCGATCACTTGGATCGTCGATGCCGACGAAGCGGTCGGGCAGAAGCGGGTCGACGCGATCGCGAAGAAGCAAGGCTTCGCGCCGAAGTTCACCACCGACATTCGCAAGGCGCTCGAAGACAAAGAGCTGCATTGCGTGAGCATCGCCACGCCGAACCACTGGCACGCGCTCGGCGCGATCTGGTCGATTCAGGCCGGCAAGGATGTGTATGTCGAGAAGCCGGTGAGCCACAACGTCAGCGAGGGGCGGCGGATCGTCGAGGCCGCGCGGAAGTATAACAAGATCTGTCAGACCGGCACGCAATGCCGCTCGATGGTCGGAACGCGTGAAGCGATCGAGTATGTGAAGGCCGGCAAGATCGGCGACGTTAAGCTGGCCCGCGGCCTTTGCTATAAGAGCCGTAAGTCGATCGGCGCGCGGGGCAAGTACCAAGTGCCGGCCTCGGTCGATTACAACCTCTGGGCCGGTCCGGCTCCGATGTCGGAGCTCACGCGACCGAAGTTCCACTACGACTGGCACTGGCAATGGGAATGCGGCAACGGCGACCTCGGCAACCAAGGGATCCATCAAGTCGACATCGCGCGCTGGGGGCTCGGCGTCAGCCAATTGAGCAATAGCGTGATGAGCTACGGCGGTCGGGTCGGCTACGTCGATGCCGGCGAAACGGCCAACACGCAAGTCTGCGATTTCAACTACGGCGATAAGTCGCTCGTGTTCGAAGTGCGCGGGCTGACGACCGAGCCGTATCGCGGCGCAGGCGTTGGCAATGTGTTCCACGGCAGCCAAGGCTACGTCGTGCTCACGAGCTACGACACCGGCGCGGCGTTCGACCTCGAGGGGAAGAAGATCGTCGAGTTCCAAGGCAAGGGGGAAGGGAACCAAGGACACTTCGACAACTTCGTCGACGCCGTTCGGGCCCGCAACCACAAGCTGCTCACGGCCGACATCGAAGAAGGACATCTTTCGAGCGCGCTCTGCCACTTGGCGAACATCTCGCTCCGGCTCGGCACGCAGATGACGATCTCGGACGTGAAGGGGAAGCTCAAGGGAGAAGCGTCGACCGAAACCTACGGCCGCTTCGTCAAGCACTTGGAAGAAAACCAAGTTTCGCCGGGGACCGAGATCCTCTGCGGCGCGACCCTCGCACTCGATCCGGCCGCCGAGAAGTTCGTGAACAACGCGGCCGCCGATGCGCTGCTCACCCGCGAATACCGAGCCCCGTTCACGGTGCCCGCCGCCGGGCAAGTGTAA